In a single window of the Amycolatopsis sp. cg5 genome:
- a CDS encoding MFS transporter, which produces MSLLARYRSFDRPSRLLMLNQFAINVGFYMLMPYLATYLGGPLGLAGWAVGLVLGVRNFSQQGMFLVGGALADRFGYKPLIVAGCVLRTGGFAVLAVVDSLPSLLVASAATGFAGALFNPAVRAYLAADSGERRLEAFAVFNVFYQGGILAGPVVGLALTAVDFKLTCLVAAAVFGVLTVVQLKALPAQRERPEARSPAGIRAVAGNRSFLLFALVMIGSYVLTFQTYLALPLEARRIAGPGAAGTAVIAALFVVSGGLAIAGQLKITAWFQRKWPPGTCMAAGICLMALAFVAPGAAARTGPVLAGVALVLSAALLALGTVAVFPFEMDTVVRFAGGRLVATYYGFYNTVVGVGILLGNLFTGTVFDLARSSGWPELPWLGLVALGGACAFGLRALERSGHLDPVPAPA; this is translated from the coding sequence ATGAGCCTCCTCGCGCGGTACCGGTCGTTCGACCGGCCGAGCCGGCTGCTGATGCTCAACCAGTTCGCCATCAACGTCGGCTTCTACATGCTGATGCCGTATCTGGCGACCTATCTGGGCGGCCCGCTCGGGCTGGCGGGCTGGGCGGTCGGGCTGGTGCTCGGCGTGCGGAACTTCTCGCAGCAGGGCATGTTCCTCGTCGGCGGCGCGCTGGCGGACCGCTTCGGCTACAAGCCGCTCATCGTCGCGGGCTGCGTGCTGCGCACGGGCGGGTTCGCCGTGCTGGCCGTCGTCGACTCGCTGCCGAGCCTGCTCGTCGCCTCGGCGGCGACCGGGTTCGCCGGCGCGTTGTTCAACCCGGCCGTCCGCGCGTACCTCGCCGCGGACTCCGGCGAGCGACGGCTGGAAGCGTTCGCCGTGTTCAACGTGTTCTATCAGGGCGGGATCCTCGCCGGACCGGTCGTCGGGCTGGCGCTGACGGCGGTCGACTTCAAGCTCACCTGCCTGGTCGCGGCCGCGGTCTTCGGCGTGCTGACCGTCGTCCAGCTCAAGGCGTTGCCCGCGCAGCGCGAACGGCCGGAAGCCCGGTCACCGGCCGGAATCCGCGCGGTGGCGGGCAATCGGTCGTTCCTGCTGTTCGCGCTGGTGATGATCGGGTCGTACGTGCTGACGTTCCAGACGTACCTCGCGCTGCCGCTCGAGGCACGCCGGATCGCCGGGCCCGGCGCGGCGGGCACCGCGGTGATCGCCGCGCTGTTCGTGGTCTCCGGCGGGCTGGCGATCGCCGGGCAGCTGAAGATCACGGCCTGGTTCCAGCGGAAATGGCCACCCGGCACCTGCATGGCCGCCGGGATCTGCTTGATGGCACTGGCTTTCGTCGCGCCGGGCGCGGCTGCGCGCACCGGGCCGGTGCTCGCCGGTGTCGCGCTGGTGCTGTCGGCGGCGCTGCTGGCGCTGGGCACGGTCGCGGTCTTCCCGTTCGAGATGGACACCGTGGTCCGGTTCGCGGGCGGCAGGCTGGTCGCCACGTACTACGGGTTCTACAACACCGTGGTCGGCGTCGGGATCCTGCTCGGCAACCTGTTCACCGGCACGGTTTTCGACCTGGCCAGGTCGTCGGGATGGCCGGAGCTGCCGTGGCTCGGGCTGGTCGCGCTCGGCGGCGCGTGCGCGTTCGGGCTGCGCGCGCTGGAACGGAGCGGGCACCTGGATCCGGTGCCCGCCCCGGCGTAG